One genomic region from Motacilla alba alba isolate MOTALB_02 chromosome 5, Motacilla_alba_V1.0_pri, whole genome shotgun sequence encodes:
- the LOC119701978 gene encoding serine/threonine-protein kinase pim-1-like translates to MEVQCSAQPRPARREGAGGSAAALPGGFAAGARRLRQRLLGHAALGRRPGERRGRRRAQEEGAEGEEEAQEEEEAGARQGGRRAEPAAALGLQVAIKRVPRNRIRHWDELPDGTSAPLEIVLLAKVSTGFPGVVQLLEWLELPNNIVMVLERPEQCQDLQRFIRARGFLCEEVARELFRQVLEAVRHCTSCGVLHRDIKPENILVDLASGQAKLIDFGCGTYLQDTACTYFAGEPFNPSARDAETFLHPA, encoded by the exons ATGGAAGTGCAGTGCTCGGCTCAG CCGCGTCCCGCCCGCAGGGAAGGCgcaggaggctctgctgcagcgcTACCGGGTGGGTTCGCTGCTGGGGCGCGGCGGCTTCGGCAGCGTCTTCTCGGCCACGCGGCTCTCGGACGGCGCCCCggtgagcggcggggccggcggcgggcgcaGGAGGAGGGCgcggagggggaggaggaggcgcaggaggaggaggaggctggggctcGGCAGGGCGGGCGGCGAGCTGAGCCCGCTGCTGCCCTTGGCTTGCAGGTGGCCATCAAAAGGGTGCCGCGGAACCGCATCCGGCACTGGGACGAGCTG CCCGACGGCACCAGCGCACCCCTGGAGAtcgtgctgctggccaaggtgtCCACCGGCTTCCCTGGTGTcgtgcagctgctggagtggctCGAGCTCCCCAACAACATCGTGATGGTGCTGGAGCGGCCAGAGCAATGTCAGGACCTGCAGCGTTTCATTCGGGCACGGGGGTTCCTGTGCGAGGAGGTGGCGCGGGAGCTGTTCcgccaggtgctggaggccgTGCGGCACTGCACCAGCTGCGGGGTCCTGCACCGCGACATCAAGCCAGAGAACATCCTGGTTGACCTGGCCAGCGGGCAGGCCAAATTGATCGACTTTGGCTGTGGCACCTACCTGCAAGACACAGCCTGCACTTACTTTGCAGGTGAGCCCTTTAATCCAAGTGCCAGAGATGCTGAAACATTCCTTCATCCAGCATGA
- the LOC119701720 gene encoding zinc finger protein with KRAB and SCAN domains 1-like has translation MPRDTQAEQELRLESREDKSPGQKLVAEAVWSGSTAQEANGEEKARRCRTRRGCKGRWRRSEGERPSLGREGGRRWSQSSELVLPEQLHDGEKPHTCVECGKSFRWNSELIRHQRSHTGERPYECDQCRKRFKTSSHLLRHYQSHTEERPFRCPDCRKGFRQNSTLIRHRRIHTGERPYECPQCGKSFSCSSALTRHQRRHR, from the exons atgcccCGGGACacgcaggcag agcaggagctgaggctggagagcagggaggacaaatccccggggcagaagctcgTGGCAGAGGCCGTTTGGAGCGGCTCCACGGCGCAGGAAGCCaacggggaggaaaaggccCGGAGATGCCgcacgaggaggggctgcaaaggcagatggcGGCGATCTGAGGGGGAAAGACCCAGCCTGGGCCGGGAAGGCGGCCggagatggagccagagctcggagctggtgctccctgagcagctccatgaTGGGGAGAAGCCCCACACGTGcgtggagtgtgggaagagcttcaggtggaACTCTGAGCTGATCAGGCACCAGAGGAGCCACACTGGGGAAcggccctacgagtgtgatcagtgcaggaagaggtttaagaccagctcccatctcctccgGCACTATCAGagtcacacagaggagaggcccttccgctgcccTGACTGCAGGAAGGGATTCAGGCAGAACTCCACCCTCATCAggcaccggcgcatccacactggggagaggccctacgagtgtccccagtgtgggaagagcttctcttgcagctctgccttgacCCGACACCAACGGAGGCACCGGTAA